The genomic interval TTAATTTACCGTCGCCCATTTGTATAACATAGACATCTAATTGTTTTTTTCCCCAGCTCGCGTATACTTCTTTCACTGTCTCATAATAAAGGTCTAGTCTATTCCCTTTTATAGCGCTACCTGTATCGGCAACAACTCCATACCCATAATCAGGGATAAATAAAATTGTCCCAATAGGAAACACATTTGGATCTGCAGCAACAGTTGAATATAAATCTCTCTTTACTTTCACACCTGAATATGTAATCCCATAACTAGGATGGTCTGGTTGTTTTCCAGTTGATTCAATCCCTGCAGTATAACCTGTGGCAACGACCTTCTTTGTTGGATATTTTGACCAATCAAATGCTTCTTCCAGGGGAACATCATGATTAACTGTTTCTACGCTTGATGAAACTTTCGTTGCAACGGTTTGTTCAGTATTCATTGTTTTAAAGGTTAAACCTAATATTCTGAACGTTTCCTTCTTATCCTCAGCTTCTTCTTCATAGCTCCCATCAGAAGTTGAACGATCATCTAAATACCAGTTAGATATATCCTTTGCTTCTACACCTGAAATAGCCTCAATTGTCGTTGTTAATGCTCCTAAAAATAATAAGGTCATAAACAACCTTCTAGATACTCTCTTTATACTTATCATATTTTGCCTATTCACTCCTCTCACAAATTATTCGTTTCCAGTTTTGAGAGAGAATATTCAAAAATAGGCGAAATACATATTTTAACAATTTTTAAAAACACGAAATCCTTTACAATTTTACACACAAAATACACCTATATTTAAACAACAAAAAAGCCTGCACGTCACACCCGGCAGACTTTCAAAAGTACGATTTTTAAAACATTTGGTATCCTCTTTTACGGAGCATCTTAATAATAACTCCTGATAAAATTGCCCCAATCAAACCTGAAGATAGGATTAAAATATCGGCAAGTGCTAAAGATAAAATTTTCTCGCCTAAAGCTGGAAAAGATTTATTAGGGCTTTGAAAATATTCAATAAATCTCACATTATCTATAATAAAAATACAAACAATTGGATAGACAATTGCCATAATCCAAGACATGCGTAAAAGCATATTTAATAAAAACCCGATTCCAAAAAATAATACTAAGAATAAAAGCATTGATATTAATAAAACAGGTAAGCTTAACATGTCTACCACCTCCCATACACCAATTTAAGTGTACTGAACTAACGGTAGACAGTCAATCATAAGTCTATGAATGTTTGTTAAAGAATTGCTAAATTATTGTGAGTGAAAAATAGAACAAATGGATGTCTATCCAGATCATTTGTCTAGTTTCTATACAGTGATTAAAGGATCATTTCTTCCCATTCTTAACAGTCAGTAAATCTCATCGTGCAAGATTTGAGTGATGACAAAGAAGATATGTGGGGGATAAAGTGAACCCCCACTTACAGAAGGGTAGCTTTATCCCATCCTTAACAGGCAGTAAAAGGTTTCTCGGAGTTGCAAGAAGTTTAGTGGGTGATCACTGCCTGTAAAGATCCGATAAGTCTCGCTTTATGATTTTTCACCAGTACCTTCACAGCTGGTACATGTTTCTGAACCGCCTAAGATTAATTGAAAATAGCCTATTCCTGAGCAATAAGGACATTCTTTCTTTGTCGTCTCTACCGTTGTTGTCTTCATCCAAATCTCTCCTTTTTAGAAATAGTAGTTTCGTCATAATATACCAAATATTCTGTCAACTATAAAGGAAGATAATCTGACGAATATTTTCATGTAAGCGAATACATACACCCTTATCTTTCAATCCCTTTAGAATTCTTACAATTGGGAATATTATAAAAATAAGTGGTATACATTATAGCCAAAGTGATCTCCAGGATTAAAATGATCGTGCTTTTTAAGGCTATAATCGAAAGAGGCTTTAGCAAAATTTACAAGTAGTAAGGATGAATCTGGATGATCAATAAGATCCTTTGGGTGAATAAATGCTGCATCTTCTAACTCACTTGTTTGGACGGTAATTTCATTTGTTTCTGCTCTTAAGGTAAAAATGACCATGTTATCACTTATCACTTCATTTATCACACCTGATCGAATCCCAATGACACCTTCCACCTTGGCGTTGATTCCCGTTTCTTCAAATACTTCTCTTCCAATTGCTTCATCTATCGTTTCACCTTGTTCCACAAAACCAGCGGGAAATGACCATTTACCTTTTAATCCTCCATATGTTTTCTTAACAACAAGCCATTCATTACGATTATTTTGTACAATTCCTGTTACAGCTAACCACACATTTCCCCGCTTTGATTGTGACATCTTATCAATTCCCCCAATTATTTCCTATAAAAATGGATACGAGACTATACTTAGTGTCTAAACTTGTAAAATTAAAATAAAAAAATCCAGATTCCTATAAGAAGTTGAATTTCCCCTTTTTCATCACTAAGGAAGGACCACCAATCATATATAAAGCACGATTATCAATCATCTTTTTCATAAAAGATGCCTTAGAGCCTACAAATTTCTTGCCGAAGACAAATCCAACTGCATCATGATCACCTAAGGATGCAACAGATCCTTTCATGACTGGTGTAAATGAAATCATTTTTTTAGAGCCGGAAATCGCTGCTTGTAAGTTTTTGGCACAAACTTCTCCTTGCTGCATAGCAATCTGTGCTGTAGGTGGATAGGGACGGTTTGTTTCTTCATTTATAATCAATGAGCAATCACCGATAACAAATACGTCTTCATGACCTGGTGCGCGTAAATAATCATCAACCTTCACACGTCCTCGTATATTTTCAAATCCTGCTTCTTCGACAACGCTATTACCTCGAACACCAGCTGCCCATACAACCGTACCTGCTTTAATTGTTTCCATGCGATTGTCTTTGGAAACGATAATACCATCCTTTATACATTCCTTTATTGCCGTACCTATTCTAAATTCCACACCTTTTTTTTGTAAGTATTTCACTGCATAATTTACTAATCCAGGATCAAATCCAGGTAAAGCAGTTGGCGCAGCTTCAACACAAATCATGCGAACTTTCTGGAAATCAATATCATATTCTTTACAAAGTTTTGGGATTCTGTTTCCTAATTCACCTAAGAACTCAATTCCTGTAAAACCAGCACCACCAACTATAATGGCAAGGCGTTCTACTTTTTTATCCTTTTCCATATTATAGGTAGCAAATTGATATTCTATATGCTCACGTAATTGACGTGCAGAATCAATGCTTGTAATCCCAAATGCATACTCCTTTAATCCTTTTATTCCAAATGTTTCAGGATGTGAACCTAAAGAAATAACTAAGTAGTCATACTCTACCTGACCTTTTTCTAAGGTAACCACTTTTGCTTGTTTATCAATTGCAACAACTGTATCTTTCATAAAGTGAATGCGACTTGTATTAATGACTTCTCTAATTGGATATCGAGCACGATCATGATGTAAAGTACCAGCTGAAGCTTCATGCAACCAGGTTGTTTCATAGTGATAATTATTCTTATTCACTAAGGTAATCTCTGCTTCACTTACACCAATTAGCTTTTGCAAGCGAGTCACTGTAATTAACCCACCATAACCTGCACCTAACACAACAACTCTTGGCTTTCTCACATAATCACCTACTCCTTTTTAGAATGTTGTAACTGAATAATATTCATTACCCCTATGTTATACAACATATATTTTGAGTAAAGCGATAAAAAATTGTGAACCCGTTCACTTATGTCAGTATATTCATCTACCTATCCATTTAGGATGAATAGTAACATTTCATCCGAATTTCTATATAATTTTTAGAAACTAATTTATATTATGTTTTTGTATAGTATAATCAATTTTATAATCGTTTTCATTCCATTTTATGAATAGTTTCTTAATTAGATATGTATCCATATAAGTTGAAGAAAATGATTTATGCAGGTTTGTGTGATAAGATTTTGTTGTGATTTAGCACAGTCTAAAAGGGAGGAAAACTTATGAAAGAAGATACTAAAATATATGATATTACCATCATCGGTGGAGGACCTGTTGGGTTATTTACTGCTTTTTATGGTGGAATGAGACAAGCTAGTGTCAAAATCATTGAAAGTCTTCCGCAATTAGGTGGCCAGCTTTCTGCATTATACCCAGAAAAATACATATATGATGTCGCAGGTTTTCCAAAAGTAAGAGCCCAAGAGCTCGTTAATAATTTAAAAGAACAAATGGAGCAATTTTCCCCAACAATCGCCTTAGAACAAGCCGTTGAACAAGTTGAAAAACAAGCTGATGGTGTATTTAAACTTACAACAAACAATGAAGTACATTATACAAAAACAATCATTATTACTGCTGGTAACGGAGCATTTCAGCCTCGTAAACTCGAACTTGAGGAGTCAGTAAAATACGAAAACAAAAACTTACATTACTTTGTTGATGACTTAAACAAATTTTCAGGAAAACGAGTAGCACTGTGCGGTGGCGGTGACTCAGCTGTAGACTGGGCACTTATGCTTGAACCAATTGCCGAAAGTGTCAGCCTTATCCATAGACGTGATAAATTCAGAGCACATGAACATAGTGTAGAGTTATTAAAAAAGTCAAAGGTAAATTTAGTAACGCCATTTGTTCCAACAGAGCTAATTGGTGATGATAAAATCGAACAACTTGTTTTAGAGGAAGTAAAAGGAGATCGAAAAGAAGTCCTTGATATTGACGACTTAATCATAAACTATGGGTTCGTTTCTTCTCTTGGCCCAATCAAAAATTGGGGCTTAGAAATCGAGAAAAACTCCATTCTCGTTAATTCTAAAATGGAAACGAATATTGCCGGAATCTATGCCGCTGGTGATATTTGCACATATGAAGGAAAAGTTAAACTTATTGCAAGTGGATTTGGTGAAGCACCTACTGCAGTAAATAATGCAAAAGCCTATTTAGATCCTAAAGCACGTGTACAACCATTGCACAGTACAAGTTTATTTGGTTGAGCATCAAAGCAAGACACGATGGTTTAGACATCTAAACATAAACAAAACGACTGCCTTTAGACAGTCGTTTTGTTTATTTATTAACACTCTTCAGGAGAACCAACATTTGTCGCCGTTCTAAATGAAGAGCCACAGCCACAGCTTGCAATAGCATTTGGATTGTCGATAGTGAAGCCGCCGCCCATCATGGATTGCTTATAGTCGATCTTTGTACCGTTTAAAATTGGTGAATCCTCTTTTTTTACAAGGATTGTTAATCCATGCTGATTTAAGACTTGGTCATCTTCACTTATATCATGTTCAAATCCCATACCATAGGAAAGCCCACTGCAGCCTCCACCTTTAACTGATACGCGAAGATATGCATTTTCTTCTTCATGTTCTTTCATCATATCTTTTATTTGAAAAGCTGCCGCTTCAGTAATTATTACAACATCATTCATCAGAATTCCTCCTTAATCAGAATGAAACGATACTTAAAGTATACCTCTTTGTTTTTCCTCACTCAACTGAAACGCCCTGATTGATCAGGAATTGATAAAATACGTTCCAGTACAAATAACCTCTGCAGGACCTGTCATTAATACATTACCCTCTGCTGTCCAATTAATTTGCAGGTCGCCTCCAGCTAAGTGGACAGTCGTTTCTTCACCAAGGGCTGTGTAATTGTTTAAGACAGAAGAAACAACTGCTGCACAAGCCCCTGTACCACAAGCCTGTGTAACACCTGACCCTCTTTCCCAAACTCTAAAATGAAGTTCATTTTTTGAAACGACTTGGACAAATTCAACGTTAACTCCTTCTGGAAAACGTTCATCCTTCTCAACAATAGGACCTAATGATGTAACAGGTGCTTGATTAATGTCATCAACATAAAATATGACATGTGGATTCCCCATCGAAACGGTTGTTATCCCGAATAGTTGTCCAGCAAATTCTACTTTTTCATTAATCGTTTTTTCATCACCATGACCAAGCATTGGAATTTGGGATTTTAACAAACGCGGTTCACCCATATCAATTGTGATTGATGTTACTAGATCATTCTTAACCTGTACTTTTGCTTCGACAAGTCCTGATAATGTTTCGATCTTAAATCTAGTATCCGTTACTATTTTATGCTCGAACGCATATTTTGCAACACAACGCAAACCGTTCCCACAATTTTTCCCCTCAGAGCCATCATTATTAAAGATTCTCATTTTAACGGCTGCAACTTCTGAAGGACAAATTAAAATCATACCATCTGACCCTATACCTGTATGAATATTTGACACTTGTCTAGCAATTTCAGGTAAACTCTCTTCTCCAAGCTGCTCCTCAAAAAGATTTACATAAATATAGTTATTTCCTAATCCGTGCATTTTTGTGAATTGAAATGAATTCATGATGTCCTCCAAAAGATTTTGTTTTTATTAGTATAAAATGTTGGTAATGAGAGCACAATACAAATATCCCCCGTTTTATAGAAGTAAAAGCTTCCTGCCGTTGTAGGGAGCTTTTATTTGTTTTTTAATCTCTGCATTTACAATAATATTTTTCTAACCCTACCTTCGAAATAGTTCTTTTTACTTATATTTCTGGTATACTTTACTTATTATTTAGCATTACCAAACTTTACATTCAGAAAGAATGGAGTGTAACTTATGAGAAAAGACCCAGAATATTTATATGACAAACCAGTCAAATGTCTTGTATGTCAAGAAACGTATACAACAAAGAAAGTATTATCGAAATATATCCGGGCGCATAAACATGATACTGATTTTTGTTCACACTATATTTCTACAAAGATCAATCCACTTCTTTATTATGTTCAAGTTTGTCCTAATTGTGGCTATTCCACTTCAGAAGAATTTTCATCCTTTTTTCTTCCCACTTCATTTGAAGCCATCCAGGAAAAGATTTGTTCCAATTGGAATGGACCTAATTATTGCCATGAACGCTCGTTGGAGGATGCGATTAAGTCATATAAATTAGCCATTTATTGTGCAACAATAAAAAAAGAAAAACATATAACATTATCAGGACTATATTTACGATTAGCATGGTTATATCGTACAGAAAAAGTAAATGTAGACGAAGAAACACGCTTTTTACACCTAGCACTTACTGAATATATCCAATCATATATGTATGGCGACTTTAACCATACTCAATTAACTGAAATAAAGCTTCTCTATCTCATCGGAGAACTAAGCAGACGCCTCCGCTTAACAACCCAAGCAACTAGATATTTCTCCCGAGTCATTGAACTGCAAAAGCAAACAATTGAAAAAGGAATCGTTGCAATGGCAAAAGACCGCTGGGCGGAAATGAGAGAAGAAAAAAAATTAAGAATTCAAGACTTGATTTATATAGATGCGAAATCCGGTGGAAATTCCTCCTGATTGGCGGCGTCACCCTTCCAATAGAGGATAGCTCTTTTTTGATTGTATATGAGTTATCCTTCATAATTCCCAATTTAAGACAAAACTCACTAAAATTACATTTTAATCGAACTGATACTAAGCGAAGATCCTTAAACCAGATAGTTATTACAACATCTGGACCATTTTTAGTCCACAACTAAGTTATATCACATAAACTTCCTAATTAAAGCTGAATAGGGATTGTAATGGTTGTTGATATCATTCATACTGTTTTATAGTTACTTACAACATTTTTAAAATAAAGAAAACGCTTTTTTGATAATGTGTTGAGATTTTTCTTTAAATTCGTTATACTTTTTATGCATTTTATATTATTTGACTAATTATTTTGTGATTTCTCATTATTATATTCTAAATTAAATGTGGGGAAAAAGGAGTATCGAACATGAAGAACCTAGTGATCCTTGGCGGCGGCTATGGTGGAATGCGTATTCTTCTAAGGCTATTACCAAACCAGTTGCCAGATGATGTACAAATTACATTAATTGATAAAAATCCTTATCACTGTCTTAAAACCGAATATTATGCTCTTGCAGCAGGTACAATTTCCGACCATCATATTCGCGTCTCATTTCCAGAACATCCGCGTCTTCAAACTAAATACGGGGAAGTAACTTCTGTAAATCTTGATAATAATGAAGTTGTTTTAAATCAAGAAGTTATTGTTCCTTATGATGACTTAATTATCGGTTTAGGTTGTGAGGACAAGTATCATAATGTACCAGGAGCAAATGAATATACTTATAGCATCCAAACGATTGACCAGTCTCGAGATACGTATACGAAATTAAACAATTTAAATGCAGGTGCAACTGTTGCCATTGTTGGTGCAGGATTAAGCGGTGTTGAGCTTGCAAGTGAGCTTAGAGAAAGCCGTAAAGATTTAAATATTAAATTATTTGACCGTGGTAAGCATATACTTTCTAGTTTCCCAGAGCGATTAAGTAGTTATGTTGAAAATTGGTTTACAGAACATGGTGTTGAAATTATCAATGGTGCTAATATTACTAGAGTTGAACCTAATATTGTTTATAATCATGATGAACCATTTGAATGTGATGCCATTGTATGGACAGCAGGTATTCAGCCTAATCAGGTTGTTCGTGATCTTCCTGTTGAAAAGGATAATCAAGGCCGAGTTGTCTTAACGACACAGCATAACATCCCTACTTATCCTGATGCTTTTGTTGTCGGTGATTGTGCGAGTCTTCCACATGCTCCAAGTGCACAATTAGCTGAAGCTCAAGCTGAACAAATTGTCCAAGTATTAACGAAAAAATGGAATGGAGAACCGCTTCCTGAATCTTTCCCACCATTTAAACTTAAAGGGGTACTTGGATCTCTAGGTAAAAAGCAAGGATTTGGCCTTGTTAATGATCGTCCACTTATGGGACGAGTACCACGTCTGTTAAAATCCGGTGTATTATGGATGTATAAATATCATAACGGATAATGGATTAGCTCTTTTTATTTAACTAGAAAAATCGTTCCTCTTTGGATAGTGAAGTATCTCTTCACCTTTCCAACATAAAGGAACGATTTTTTTGTTTTGAAGTTACCTCATTTTTTTCTGCACTGCACATACTTATGTTTATACACTCACATACCCATGCTGTTCCATTTCTTCATAAACCTTTTTAAGCCGTGGATTTCCTTCTCCAACAACCGTACCTTCTATAACGACAAGTGGATAGAAGTATTCATCATTAATGACCTTTTCAGCCATTTCCTGCTTATCTGGCTCGTTTGGCGGGTTATGAATATCAATATATTTTATTTCGAAATGTTGATTATGGTATTTTCTTTTTAATGCGGCTTCAAGCCATTCATATGTTTCTTTTGCTGATGGTAAATTGACACAGCTGGGACATAGTATCTCTGCCCCGTACACACAAATTTCAACTGGCTTCACACATTCCACCTCACACTTCTTTTTTTCTATTGTATTCGAATAATCGATATGTTTCCATATTAAGCTCGACTTATCCCGTTCAAATCTAATATCCCTTTGCTTCTTTCTGACATTACTCGATTTTTCTCCTATATTTAAGGCCTTTAAATCCTAGTTAGATGTACCATTTTTTTTAAAATATGAAATATGGTAAAATAGGGTGGTACAAGATGATGATTATCCAATCTTTCGATTAGATTTTTCACTTGATTTCACATATAATGTATGTAAATAAGGAAGGAGTCGATTTGAATGACTGAAACAGTAATGTTTGAACAAGTTCAAGAAGTATTAGATAAATTACGTCCATTCTTACTTCGCGATGGTGGGGACTGTGAATTAGTTGATGTGGAAGATGGTATTGTAAAGCTTCGCCTACTAGGTGCTTGCGGAAGCTGCCCAAGCTCAACTATTACGTTAAAAGCCGGTATTGAGCGTGCTCTATTAGAAGAAGTACCAGGTGTTGTAGAAGTAGAGCAAGTATTTTA from Metabacillus sediminilitoris carries:
- a CDS encoding NAD(P)/FAD-dependent oxidoreductase — protein: MKNLVILGGGYGGMRILLRLLPNQLPDDVQITLIDKNPYHCLKTEYYALAAGTISDHHIRVSFPEHPRLQTKYGEVTSVNLDNNEVVLNQEVIVPYDDLIIGLGCEDKYHNVPGANEYTYSIQTIDQSRDTYTKLNNLNAGATVAIVGAGLSGVELASELRESRKDLNIKLFDRGKHILSSFPERLSSYVENWFTEHGVEIINGANITRVEPNIVYNHDEPFECDAIVWTAGIQPNQVVRDLPVEKDNQGRVVLTTQHNIPTYPDAFVVGDCASLPHAPSAQLAEAQAEQIVQVLTKKWNGEPLPESFPPFKLKGVLGSLGKKQGFGLVNDRPLMGRVPRLLKSGVLWMYKYHNG
- a CDS encoding 3D domain-containing protein, with translation MTLLFLGALTTTIEAISGVEAKDISNWYLDDRSTSDGSYEEEAEDKKETFRILGLTFKTMNTEQTVATKVSSSVETVNHDVPLEEAFDWSKYPTKKVVATGYTAGIESTGKQPDHPSYGITYSGVKVKRDLYSTVAADPNVFPIGTILFIPDYGYGVVADTGSAIKGNRLDLYYETVKEVYASWGKKQLDVYVIQMGDGKLTDEQLESLNNDKSMQVFRQKYIKNKTKS
- a CDS encoding DUF2225 domain-containing protein, translating into MRKDPEYLYDKPVKCLVCQETYTTKKVLSKYIRAHKHDTDFCSHYISTKINPLLYYVQVCPNCGYSTSEEFSSFFLPTSFEAIQEKICSNWNGPNYCHERSLEDAIKSYKLAIYCATIKKEKHITLSGLYLRLAWLYRTEKVNVDEETRFLHLALTEYIQSYMYGDFNHTQLTEIKLLYLIGELSRRLRLTTQATRYFSRVIELQKQTIEKGIVAMAKDRWAEMREEKKLRIQDLIYIDAKSGGNSS
- the yumC gene encoding ferredoxin--NADP reductase 2; translated protein: MKEDTKIYDITIIGGGPVGLFTAFYGGMRQASVKIIESLPQLGGQLSALYPEKYIYDVAGFPKVRAQELVNNLKEQMEQFSPTIALEQAVEQVEKQADGVFKLTTNNEVHYTKTIIITAGNGAFQPRKLELEESVKYENKNLHYFVDDLNKFSGKRVALCGGGDSAVDWALMLEPIAESVSLIHRRDKFRAHEHSVELLKKSKVNLVTPFVPTELIGDDKIEQLVLEEVKGDRKEVLDIDDLIINYGFVSSLGPIKNWGLEIEKNSILVNSKMETNIAGIYAAGDICTYEGKVKLIASGFGEAPTAVNNAKAYLDPKARVQPLHSTSLFG
- a CDS encoding YuiB family protein codes for the protein MLSLPVLLISMLLFLVLFFGIGFLLNMLLRMSWIMAIVYPIVCIFIIDNVRFIEYFQSPNKSFPALGEKILSLALADILILSSGLIGAILSGVIIKMLRKRGYQMF
- a CDS encoding NUDIX domain-containing protein, which gives rise to MSQSKRGNVWLAVTGIVQNNRNEWLVVKKTYGGLKGKWSFPAGFVEQGETIDEAIGREVFEETGINAKVEGVIGIRSGVINEVISDNMVIFTLRAETNEITVQTSELEDAAFIHPKDLIDHPDSSLLLVNFAKASFDYSLKKHDHFNPGDHFGYNVYHLFL
- a CDS encoding YuiA family protein, with the protein product MKTTTVETTKKECPYCSGIGYFQLILGGSETCTSCEGTGEKS
- a CDS encoding HesB/IscA family protein, which translates into the protein MNDVVIITEAAAFQIKDMMKEHEEENAYLRVSVKGGGCSGLSYGMGFEHDISEDDQVLNQHGLTILVKKEDSPILNGTKIDYKQSMMGGGFTIDNPNAIASCGCGSSFRTATNVGSPEEC
- a CDS encoding NAD(P)/FAD-dependent oxidoreductase: MRKPRVVVLGAGYGGLITVTRLQKLIGVSEAEITLVNKNNYHYETTWLHEASAGTLHHDRARYPIREVINTSRIHFMKDTVVAIDKQAKVVTLEKGQVEYDYLVISLGSHPETFGIKGLKEYAFGITSIDSARQLREHIEYQFATYNMEKDKKVERLAIIVGGAGFTGIEFLGELGNRIPKLCKEYDIDFQKVRMICVEAAPTALPGFDPGLVNYAVKYLQKKGVEFRIGTAIKECIKDGIIVSKDNRMETIKAGTVVWAAGVRGNSVVEEAGFENIRGRVKVDDYLRAPGHEDVFVIGDCSLIINEETNRPYPPTAQIAMQQGEVCAKNLQAAISGSKKMISFTPVMKGSVASLGDHDAVGFVFGKKFVGSKASFMKKMIDNRALYMIGGPSLVMKKGKFNFL
- the dapF gene encoding diaminopimelate epimerase codes for the protein MNSFQFTKMHGLGNNYIYVNLFEEQLGEESLPEIARQVSNIHTGIGSDGMILICPSEVAAVKMRIFNNDGSEGKNCGNGLRCVAKYAFEHKIVTDTRFKIETLSGLVEAKVQVKNDLVTSITIDMGEPRLLKSQIPMLGHGDEKTINEKVEFAGQLFGITTVSMGNPHVIFYVDDINQAPVTSLGPIVEKDERFPEGVNVEFVQVVSKNELHFRVWERGSGVTQACGTGACAAVVSSVLNNYTALGEETTVHLAGGDLQINWTAEGNVLMTGPAEVICTGTYFINS
- a CDS encoding NifU family protein, producing MTETVMFEQVQEVLDKLRPFLLRDGGDCELVDVEDGIVKLRLLGACGSCPSSTITLKAGIERALLEEVPGVVEVEQVF
- a CDS encoding YuzD family protein translates to MKPVEICVYGAEILCPSCVNLPSAKETYEWLEAALKRKYHNQHFEIKYIDIHNPPNEPDKQEMAEKVINDEYFYPLVVIEGTVVGEGNPRLKKVYEEMEQHGYVSV